CTCCGGCATCTCCGCGAGCTCGCGGCGTTCGAGGTCCAGGACGGCCTTCTCGGTGTCGCGCTGGGTGGACACCGAGACGTACTCACCGGCGGCCATGGACATGGCCCCAGCGGCCAGACCGACCAGCCCGGCGAGCACGATGGCGCTGCGGTCGCTGGTCGCCCCGGCGAAGCCGAGCACGATCGCCGCGGTCGAGACGATGCCGTCGTTGGCGCCCAGCACACCGGCGCGCAGCCAGTTCAGCCGGCCGGCCAGGCCGGGGTCGTGGGGTTCGTGCGGATGGGCGGGACCGTCGGTGGCCGGGTCGGCCACGGTCTTGGGGACAGTCGGGGTATCGGGGACCGCCGGGTGCTCAGGAGCGCTCACCGGACCAGCATGACCGACCGCGACCGCTTCCCGCCAGCTAGCAAAGGCTGCCCTGACCTGCGCAAAGAGGCCCCGGATACGCGGACGGGGCCGCCGTGACCGGCGGCCCCGCACCCGGGGTGGATGACTCAGCCGATGGTGCTGACGTCGATGACCGCCCGGTAGCGGACGTCGCCGTCGACCACCTTGTCGTAGTACGCGGTGGCGTCCTGGGCGTCGATGACCTCGACGGTGGCCGTCACGCCGTGCTCGGCGCAGAAGTCGAGCATCTCCTGGGTCTGCGGCAGCCCGCCGACCATGGAACCGGCGAAGGCCCGCCGCTTGGTCAGCAGCGAGAACACCCCGACCTGTTGGGGCTTCGACGGCGCCCCGACATTGACGAGCGTCCCGCCCCGGCCGAGCAGGCCCAGGTAGTCGTCCAGCGGCAGGTCGGCGGACACGGTGTTGACGATGAGGTCGAAGTGCCCGGCCAGCTCCTCGAAGACCTTCTCGTCCTCGGTGGCGTAGTAGTGGTCGGCGCCGAACTTGCGGCCGTCCTCCTCCTTGGCCGCGGTCCGGCTCAGGACGCTGACCTCGGCGCCCATGGCGGCCGCGATCTTGACGGCGACGTGCCCGAGGCCGCCCATACCGATGACGCCGACCTGCTTGCCCGGACCGGCGCCGTAGCGCTGCAGGGGGTTGTAGGTGGTGATGCCGGCGCAGAGCAGCGGGGTGGCCGCGGCCGGGTCGAGCCCGTCGGGGATGCGCAGCACGAAATGCTCACGGACGACGACGCCCTGGCTGTAGCCGCCGTAGGTGGTGGCGCCGTCCTTGTCGTGGTCGCCGTAGGTCTGCACGACCCCCTGGTCGCAGAACTGCTCCTCGCCGTCCTTGCAGGCCTCGCACTCCAGGCAGGAGTTGACGAAGCAGCCGACGCCCACCCGGTCGCCGACGGCGAAGCGGGTGACCTCGTCGCCGATCTCCGCGACGGTGCCGACGATCTCGTGCCCGGGGACGAGGGGGAACTCCATCGGTCCCCATTCCTCGCGGACCTGGTGGATGTCGGAGTGGCAGATGCCGGCGAACTCGATGGCGATGCGGACGTCGTCCGGACGCAGATCGCGGCGCTCGATGCTGATGGTCTCGAAGGGCGCCCCGGCGGACGGAGCGGCCAGTGCGGTGACGGTGGTTGTCATGCCCCCCCAGTGCCCCCGCGGGGCAGTCGTCGAACGACCGATCGGCGTGACGCTGTCGTCAGGCGGTCGGCCGGTCCGGTGTCGGCAGACCGATGAGGGCCCGACGATCGGCGTGCCGGCGGATCGAGTCGGCGACGACGTCGGGATGGGCGGCGTAGCGCTCCAGATGCGCGGCTACCACGTCGCGCAGCGGCAGACGCTCGCCCCGGAAGATCCACTCGGCCCGGTCGGGGTCCGCCGGCCAGTCGAGGGCGGCGGCCACCGCCGGTTCCAGCGGGGCCCGCCGCTCCCCCAGGTACTCGCGGTCGGGGACGGCGAAGGCGTCGGGCCCGTCGGGCAGTCCGAGCGCGGCGAGGATGCGGCGGGCCTGGGCGGCCAGCAGGGCGTTCGTCGGGTGGGTGATGGTGAACAGCGCGTCCGGTCCCAGTTCGTCGAGGAGATCGCTGACGGGGACGTCGATGTCGTGCTCGCGACGGCGCAGCTCGGCCCGGGACGCGGCGGTGGTGCGGAGTACGGCCTCGGCCGATGGCTGCGGCCACCGGTCCACCGTCTGGTCGACCGACCAGCCGCGCGCAGCCGCGTCCAGGATGCGCAGATCGTGGTAGTCGGTCATCGGCGCGGTCACCCGGTGTCCGTCGCCGTCGTGGGCGTTGACCTGGTAAGGGAACGCCCGGGTGTCGAAGGCGACCGGGAACGTGACCAGGCGCGCATCGGCGGGCAGCAGCGCGGCCAGCTGGCGGGTGCCGCACCCGGGTGTGGCGTACTCGTCACGGATGGGTTGGCTGACCAGTGCGGCCGCGTCCGCGAGCAATTCGCGGACCCGCTGCACGTCGTCGGCGTCGGCCAGGAAAACCGGTGGCACGTCCACGATCTCGCACCCCGCGGCGGCCAGCGGGGCGCGCAGCAGGTCGGCGGTCGGGGCGGCCTGGCAGTTGCCCCAGACCAGCACCGGTCGACCCCCGGACGGCAATGGCAGCGGATGACGATCCATGAGCGGACCGTAGCCCCCCGGGTGGAGGTTTGGTCCCGCCGATGCCGGGACACCTCTTCACGGTGAGCGGCTACTACATCCACCACCACGGGCATGGGCACCTGCACCGGGCCGGCACCATCGCCCGGGCGGTCGCTCGCGCCCACGGGTCGGTGGTCACCGGACTGTCGAGCCGGACCCGTCCGGCCGGCTGGTTCGGGCCGTGGGTCCACCTGGCCGATGACGCCGAGCCGGTCGCCGGACCGCAACACAATCCGTCGGCGTTCGGGCGTCTGCACTACGTCCCGACCGGTCACCCCGGGTTGCGGGCGCGGGCGGCCACCATCTCGTCCTGGATCGCCGCCACCGCTCCGCGGGTGCTGGTGGTGGATGTGTCCGTCGAGGTCGCCCTGCTCGCCCGCCTGCACGGCGTTCCGGTCGTCTCCATGGGAATGCCAGGGTTCCGGCATGACGAGGCCCACGAGATCGGTTACGGCGTCAGCGATCTGATCGTCGGACCCTGGCCGGCCGCGGCCAGCCGCTGGTTGCACGGTGGCACCCCGGAGGATCGCCTCGTCGCGGTCGGCGCGATCAGCCGGTTCGCCCCGGCCGACGGCCCGGTCGACGTCCGACCGGGCAGCGTCGTGGTGCTCAACGGCACCGGAGCCGCGGCGTCCGATCCGACGGCGTTGTCCGCCGAACTCGTCGCCGCTGCCGACGCCGTCACCCCGGACTGGTCGCTGGAGTACCTGGCCGGGGCGGGCCACTGGGTCGAGGATCCTTGGTCCCGGCTGAGCACCGCCGAGGTGGTGGTGAGCCACTGCGGACAGAACGCGGTGGCCGAGATCGCGGCCAGCCGCCGGCCGGCGGTGCTGGTGCCGTCCGCCCGTCCCTTCGACGAACAGTGGGCGACCGCACGGGCCCTGCGGGAGCTCGACCTGCCCGCCGTCGTGCTGGATGCGTGGCCGGCTGCCGAGGACTGGGCGCAGGTGCTGACCCGGGCTGCGCGGCTGGACGGGGCGGACTGGGTCCGCTGGAACGACGGCCAGGGCGCCGACCGCGCCGCGGCGCTCATCGGTGCGGTGTCCAGCCCCGCCGGGTCGACCACGACGCCCGGCGGGAGGTGGTCGGTCGTCGACGGAGACGGCCACGACCACGACGCCCGGATCGCATGACGACGCTGCGGACGGCCGTCATCACCACGGCCCACGGTCGACACGAACATCTGCACCGCCAGCAGCAGGTCCTGCAGGCCCTGCCCGACCCGGCCGACATCCGGGTGGTGGTCGCCCTCGACGATCCCGGGATCGCGGACGTCCTGCAGTCCGCCGGGGCCGGTCCGTCGACGACCGTGGTGGACGGACCACGCGGCGACCACGGCCTGGCCGTCGGGGCCGGTCGGAACGCCGGGGCCGCCGCCGCCCGGACCGCGGGCGCCGAACTCCTGGTCTTCCTCGACGTCGACTGCCTGCCGGGGCCGGGCACCCTGGCCGCCTATCGGCGATCCGCCGCCGGCGCCCGCCGCGACGATCTGCTCGCCGGCGTCGTGGCCTACCTGCCGCCACCCCCACCGGAGGGCTACGACCTCGACCGGCTGGCCGATCATCCCGGCCATCCCGGCCGACCGATCCCGGCGCCCGGCGCCGAGATCCGGGGCGACGACCCCCGGTTGTTCTGGTCGCTCTCGTTCGCCGTGCGACCCGAGATCTGGGACCGGGTCGGTGGATTCGACGAGGACTTCGAGGGATACGGCGCCGAGGACACCGATTTCGCGTTCCGGGCCGACCGGGTCGGTGTCGGACTGACCTGGGTGGGCGGGGCCGAGGCCTACCACCAGTGGCACCCCAGCGGGTCGCCGCCGGTGCGTCACCTCGACGACATCCTGCGCAACGGTGAGCTTTTCGCCCGGCGATGGGGATTCTGGCCGATGGAGGGCTGGTTGCGACAATTCGCCGAGATGGGCCTCGTCCGGCCGACCACGGCGGTCGGCGGACCGGCCGATGGCACTGCGATCCATGGATGGGAGCGAACATGATGTGGCCGACGGCGGGATTCATCGATCAGCCGGGTCACCGGCCCATCGCGCGATCGATGGCGACCGTCCCCCCGTTACGCATCGCGATCCTGGGCCATTTCCGCCACGCCATCGCCGAACCGTTCCAGGGTGGTCTGGAGGCGCACACCGCCCTGCTGGCCGACGAACTGACCCGCCGCGGTCATGACGTGACCCTGCTCGCCAAGGAGGGCAGCGTCACCGCCGCCCGGCTGCGGCCGATCGTCCCGGCCGGTTTTCACTACGGCCCGCTGCCGGGCGAGACCATCGACCGGTCGGAGATGATGGCTGACGCCGCCCTGCTCGAGGCCATCCATGAGGTCGAGGACGAGGTCGACGTCGTCCTGAACAATTCGCTGTCCAAGGTCCCGTACCTGCACCTGGCCGATCGGCCGATGCTGACGGCGCTGCACACCCCCGCCTCGCTGGAACGGGTCGTCGAGGTCATCGCGGCCACCGACTGGCGACCGGGGCACCGGCACGTCTGGGCCGGGGTGTCGCGGACCACCAGCCGCGACTGGGCCCGGTGGCTGCCCGACGTCCGCTGCATCACCAACGGCATCGACCTGGCCCGCTGGGCCCCGCGGCCGGACGTCACCGCCCGGCCCCAGCACGCGGTCTGGTCCGGTCGTATCACTCCGGAGAAGGGCCTGGTACTGGCCATCGAGGCAGCCCAGTTGGCCGGGTGGAGCCTGTCGATCAGCGGTCCGGTCGCCGACCCGGTGTATTTCGCCGAACAGATCGCGCCGCGGCTGGACGAGAAGATCCGGTACGTCGGCCATCTGCGGCACACCGAACTGCCCGCCTTCCTGCAGTCGGGTTCGGTGTACCTCTTCACGCCCATGTGGCCGGAGCCGTTCGGGTTGGCGCTCGTCGAGGCCCTGGCCGGCGGCACCCCGGCCGCGGTCCTGCCCCAGGGCGCGGTCGCCGAAATCGTCGGCCGCCGAGGGGGTGTCATCGCCGCCGGGTGCACCGCGGTCGATCTCGCCGCCGCCCTGCCGCGGGCCGCGGAACTGGACCGCCGGGCGGTGGCCGCGTCCGTGGCCGGCTTCTCCAAGACCGCCATGGTCTCGGCCTACGAGCAGGTCCTGGCCGAGATCGCCACTGTCGACAGTGATCTGATACCGGTTCCGGTCTCCGCGCCGTCCCGGTCCCACGAGCGCACCACCGACCGGGAGAAGGAGTCCCCATGCCGATGAGTTCCGCCGAGGGCAAAGACTGGACGCGGGAGCGCATCCAGCAGCTGTCCGAGGACCCGATCACCGTCCTGGACATCGGTCCCGGAGTGGGCACCTACGCCAAGCTGCTGGCCGGGCCGAACCTGGCGCACATCACCGGTATCGAGATCTGGGAGCCCTACGTCCACACCTACCGGCTCAAGGAGTACTACGACGAGGTCATCGTCGGGGACGCCCGGGAAGTGGAGTTCCCCACCGTCGACGTCGTCGTCCTCGGGGACGTCGCCGAGCACATGAGCGAACCCGACGCGCTCCGGCTGTGGGAACGGGCCGCGGCGGCGGCCCGCCGCGCGGTCTACCTGTCGATCCCGATCGTGCACTACCCGCAGGGGCACATCGAGGGCAACCCGCACGAGCACCACGTGGTCGACGACTGGGACCACGACAGGGTTCTCGCGACCTTCCCGGGGATCGGCGAGTCGTGGCGGGGCACCGAGGTCGGCGTCTACGAGCGGCGGACCGACGGTGGCGGGACGGTCGAATCCGCCGCCTGACCGGGCCCTGACGGCCGGGCGGTCACCGCCCGGCCGGTTCCTGGCCGACGTACTTCAGTTCGTGCGCCAGATCGACCGGACGCGTCGGCCGGGGATCGGGACGGTCGCGGCCGCCGAACAGCCGGGCGGTCACCAGCTCCACGTCCAGGGCCAGCCGGTCGGCCCATCGTCGGCTCCGGGCCTGGGCCCGGGCCGGCACCAGTCGGCCGGTCGGCAGCTGCAGCGGACCCTCACGGTACGCGCGGTCGAGGAGATCCATGACCCCGGTGATCCGCGCCGGGGCGTGCAGAGTCAGCACCGCCAGCGCACTGGCCGCGACGTCCGCCGGCACCGGGCCGGCCTGGACGCGCGGATCGCCCAGCCGACCGGCTGTCTCGACGGCGGCCTGGATCGATGCCTCGTCCATGGCGACCAGCCAGACCCCGACGTCGGCGTCCCCGGCGAACGCCGCCCGGGCGGTGGCCAGCACCTCGACCGGGTCGCTGAACGCCAGCTCCACGACCACCGCCGGCCGCGCCCACTGGCCGCCGCCCCGGGCCTCCGGATCGGGCAGACGCTCGGCCAGGACGAGGGTCTCGGCGTTCTTCGCCGCCCGGCGGTCCGGCTCCGGACGGTCGGCCCAGTCGGGCCCGTCGTGCCAGGCGACCGCGTCCCGCACGTGGGCCAGGACGGCACCGGCGGTGTAGGCCCGGTGGGTGAGCTCCCAGTCCTCGCCGCCGTAGCCGCGGAACGACTCGTCGAAGCCGCCGATCGCACGGAACAGGTCCCGCGGCACCGCCAGCACCGCCGAGATGACGGCGCGGTAGCTGCGGCGGTCGACGTGCCGCAGGTCGGCGCTGGCGGCATACAGATCGAGCAGCCACTGCGGCTCGGTGAGCTCACGAGGAGCCGGACCGAGGCCCAGCAACCAGTCGGTGATGGCGGCGGGGGTCCAGCCGTCCAGGTCGGCGTGCCGGCGGCGGCCGACGGTGAGCGCGTCCGGGCAGAGAGCGGGCAGCCGGGTCAGCCGGGTCAGATAGTCCGGTTCGGGAACGGTGTCACCGTCGAGGAACACCAGGATCTCGCCGTCCGCGGCAGCGGCGCCCCGGTTGCGGGCGGCCGCGGCCCGGAACCCGTCCCGGTCCTGGCGCACCACCCGCCCGGAGATGCCGGAGCCGTCCAGCACATCCAGGGAGGGCGGTCGGTCGCTGCCGTCGTCGGCCACCACCACCTGCACCCGCGTCCGCGGATGGGTGGTGACGGTCAATGCCGCCAGCACCTGGTCCAGCCCCGCCTGGGCCTGGAAGTACGGGACGACCACACTGACCGTGGGCGGCTCGACCGGCTCGACTCCGGCCAGCAGGTCCCACCGATTGCCCGGTAGCGCGGTCACCGACGCTCCCCCGGTCGTCGTCACCGTGACCGGCGCAGGTGCCGCACACCCGGCGAAGTGCCGGTGGTAGAACGCCGTGACCTCGACCGTCGACGGCGGGGGGACGGCGTCGGCCGGCAGCCGCGTCCGGGCGGGATCGGCCAGGGCGGCGGCGATCTCGGCCCGCAACGCCCCCGGCCGATCGGCGTCGTAGAGGCGGACGCAGCCGGGGGTGCGCTGTTCCAGCTCGCGGGCGTACGGCGAGTCGGGGACCAACGGTCGCCGGCCGTGCGCGTTCCAGGTGCTGATGGACGCGGAAGCGGCGACCCGCCGATTCGGGGCCACCGGCACCGCAGCCGCGGCCAGGGCGGCGGCGAGGTCGCGGTCGGGGACGAAACCGGTGACCTGCAGGCGGTGGCCGGCCGCGGCCGCCCGCTCACCCAGGGCGGCTGGCAGGTCCTCGTGCCCGGCGGGCGGCCGGCCGAGCGCGACCAGATCGACCCCGGGTGGCAGTTCGTCGATGGTGTGCTCGTAGCCGCGGTCGGGGAAGACGAAGCCGAGCACGGCGACCGCCCCCGCCAGCCCGTCGGGCGGGGCGGCCCCGTCCGCCGGGTCGCCCGCCCGCTCCATGGGCAGCGGGATGCAGCGGATGCTGCGGGGGCCCGGCTGGACGGGTTCCTCGGTGCCGTCGGGGGCGCCGGCCAGCAGAGTGTCGAGCAGCGCGAGTTCGCGCCACGAGTTCACGACCACGCCGTCGGCCCGCCGGACCACCTCCCGGTAGGCCGACCGGCGCCGACGGTCCCGGCCGGGGTCACCGGTGCCGTCGGGCAGATCGTGCAGCGTCACCGACAGGGCGACGCCGCGTTCCCGCCACGGGTCGACCAGGGCGGCGAAGGCGGCGGCACTGTTGGGTGCGAGATCGCCGAACAGGCGGTCGGTGAACGGCAGGTGCACGAGCGTGCCCGTCTCCGGGCGCAGGTCGGCGATGTCGGCCGCGGTCGTCCCGCGTGCGAGCCGGTGACCGCAGGCCCGGGCGACCTGGACGGCGTGGCGGACGACTCCGTGCTCGTCCGGTCCGACGACGACGTGCGTGGCATCGGTCCAGGCGGTCGGGTTCACCGGGCCGCTCCGACGAGCCGCGCGTAGAGCTCCGCGTGCTGGCTTCGGATGGTCGCGGCCTCGGCCAGCCGGGCGCCGCGGTCGGCCGGGGCGGGCGGCGGCTCGGACGCCGCCCGGGCGACCGCCGTCGACAGGGACGCCGGATCGAACCCGGCGCGCTCGTCGTTGACGAAGAGGTGCACACGGTCCCACTGGTCGCGGTAGTGACCGCAGCTGGGGGCGACGACCGCGGTGCCGAGATCCCGGGCCAGCTCCAACCACCCGGAGTGAGTGCCCCACCGGTGCGGCAGCACGGTGACGTGGGCCCGTCGCAGGTACCGCTCCAGTTCCAGGTCGTCGAACCGGTCGTGGACCGCGATCTCCAGGCCCGGACCGGGCTGCAGGCCGGCGAGCCGGGGATCGTCGACGACGTCCGGATGCATGTCGACCCGCAACCGGCCGCCCCCGGCGACCGCACCGGCAGCGGCCGCCGTCACCAGTTCCACCGGGTCGATGAGATTGCGCCGCAACGACTTCAGATGCAGGGCCACCAGACCGGGCTCGGTGTCGACGTCCGCCGTGCGGTCGGCGTCGACCAGGCTGGGGTGCGCGATGACCTGGGCGCGGCGCCCCCACCGGGAAGCGATCTCGTCGGCCGCGCCGTCGGTGAGGGTGACGACGGCGGCGGCCCGGGCGAACAGCGCGTCCAGCACGTCGGCGTGGGGGGCCGGGTCGACGTGATGCGGGTTGCGCAGATCGTGCGCGGTGAGGACCAGCGGGACGCCCGCCGTGTCCAGGGCGTCGGCCCAGCGCTCGGCCGCGGCGCGGTCGAGATGGTCGAATCCGAAGTGCAGGTGGACCAGGTCGGCGCTCCCGGCCCACTGCGGGACCGACGCCGCTTCCAGGTACGGGTCCGGTTCCCACCCGCGCACCCGGTCGATGGCGACCGGACGCACCCCGTCCGGGCGGACGGTCTCGACGTAGGGGTGCCGGGCGGGCACGGTGACGACCCGCAGGCCGGCGGTGGGCGCGACGGGCCCCACGGTCGGTCCGGCGGCGGTCGAATCGGCGGCGGTGGTGCGGGACGGCATGCTGGGGCTGTACCCCGCCGCCCGGTCGGTCAGTGCTTGACCACGGCCAGCATGTCGCGCAGGGACGCGGTCGGCAGGTACGCCCGGGTGATGGCGATGCCGATGCGCGGCAGGTCGCCCTCGTCCCGGAACGTCATCAGCATCGGCGACAGGCGTGGCTGGAACTTGGCCTTGAACGCGTGCAGCGAACGGAACCCGTAGACCGGTTCCAGGGTCTCGCCCAGGGTGCCGAGGAACTTCTCGATGGCCGAGCCGTGTTCCTCCTCGCCGTCCGAGCGGGCCAGCGGCGCCCCGGACAGCGACACGAACTGCGCACCCTGGGCCTTGAAATGCAGGCAGGACGAGGCGATGAGGAACTCCATCGCATTGCGGAAACCGCCGTCGGCCCGGCGCATCAGATCCAGGGTCCACCCGGCGATGTCGCCGCCTTCGGCGTACACCGGCATCCAGGACGTGACGCCGTGCAGCTTGCCGTCGGCGTCGACGGCCAGGCCGACCTTGACCTCCGGGTCGAGGGCCTCGGTGACCCCGCCGAGGGTGAAGCCCATCTCGGGCAGTTCCTTGTCGCCCAGCCACTGCTGCGAGAGGTGTTCGACCTGGCGCACCATCGCCCACGGCTCGTCGGACAGGGTGACCATGCGGAAGGTGATGCCCTCCTTGGCCCCCTTGTTGAGCGCGGTGCGGATGTCCTGCCACTTCTTGCCCTTGAACTCCAGGGGCGGCAGGTCGATGAGGTTGTCCTCGGCCACCTGGACGTGCTGCCAGCCCAGCCCGTCGGTGACGTCGGAGGTCAGGCGCGAGCAGGAGAAGAAGTACGGGATGAGCGACGCCTGCTCGCACATCGTCAGGAACTCGCCGATCGCGGGCGCCGTAGAACCGGGCGGTCCGATGGGGTCACCGAGGACGACAGCCACCCCGGCGTGTTTGCGGAACGCCAGGTACGACTGTCCGTCGGCGGTGATGAAGTGCCGGTTCTCCGGCCACGTCGTCATCCACGACAGGGGGCTGCCGCCCCACTGCCGCAGCAGTTGCCTGGCCATCTCGGGGTGCGAGGTGCCGCTGGCCTGCCGACGGGTCGATTTCCGGGGGACCTTGAACGCCGATCGGGCGGCGATGAGCATCGCCAGGTAGCCGCCGAAGATGACCGCCGCGGCGATGAGTTCCGGAATGCCGTCGACCTGCGCGTCCGGGTCGTCCAGCGCTCCGACGATCTCCAGGAAGAGCAACAGCGCGAAGACGGCGGCGACGGCGAGCAGCGGGATGGATGCGACCACCACCGCGACCCACCAGGCCCACCGGTAGCCGCGGCGCAGGCCGTTGGCGATGAGCAGCGCGATGACCAGGTACGGCAGCAGGTAGTACCAACTCCAGTCGTCGTCGTCGGTCATGCCGAACGGCGTCAGGTGCGACGGGAGGAAGTTGGCCAGCACGTTGGCGACGGCCAGCACGATCAAGGCGACCATGGCGATCAGCCGGATCTCGTGACGGGTGGGCAGCGCCCGTGCCTTGAGCGCACGCGGTCCGGCGAGCCGGCTGGAGAACGGCAGACTCAGGGCGACGGCGACGAAGTGTTCGGCGTCGGCCATCTGCCCGACGAAGATGATCGAGAAGACCACGTAGGTCCAGATGACGATGCGCAGCCGTAGCCGCCACGGCGGGCGCACGGTGGCCGAGGCGATGCCGAGCACGGCGAGCATGCCGGCCGAGAACCCGACGTCCGTCTCGGTGGCCCGGGTGGCCGCCCATTCCCACTGGGAATTGCGGAAGACGTAGAACACCAACGCGGTGACCAGGACCGCGACGATCTGGTAACCGAAGCACAGCAGTGCGGTCCGCCGGGTGCCGAGCTTCCATTCCGCGAAGCCGGTGAGGACGGCGAAGAAACCGACGACGAAGATGTAGTAGATCGGGTTCAGGGCGAAGAAGCAGCCCCACAGCAGGGACAGCCAGTTGCCGTCCTGCAACGCCGGCAGCCCGTAGCCGACCGTCGGGAAGAACGATTTCTCGTCGACCGGCGTCCACAGAGTGCCGAACCCGATGGCCAGGGCCAGCGTGATGACGACGTAGGTGGCCGTGAACGGCACCCGTCGAGCCAGTCTGGCCAGCGTCGCCCCGGTCCGGGCCAGCGCACCGGGTGGGGCGTCGTCGGCTGGCGTCTGCGGTGCAGGCGGCTCCGACGTCGTTCCCGGGGTCGTCCCAGGCGTCACAGTGGTCTCCACCGGGGGAACGCTAACGGCCCGATGGCCGAAAAGCCCTCGGATCGCGAATCCTTCACCGTCTTGGGACACCCGACCGGGGCCGTCGGGGCCGGGTGGTGATCCGGGCGTCCGTGAGGACCAGGGGTGCCCAGCTGGGGGCCGGCCGCCGTCCGTGGCCGGGATCCACCCCGATGATCCGCCGGCCACCGATCTCGGTGGTGACGTGCCGCCGCACCGGGTCCTCCACGGTGACGATGCCCGGTCGGTCGGTCAGGTCGCTGCGGTACTGCCGTCCGGTGGTGAAGTCGACGGTACTGCTGTGGCCGTGGACCTGATGGAAAGGGGCCGGAGCGGAGCTGGCGGCCCACGACGGCAGCAGCTCGTCGGGCGCCGAGGCCCAGAAGGGACCGGCGGACGGGTCGACCTCCCCGGTGAGCATCACCCCGGGCCGGAAGAGCGACGAGTGGCGCAAACCCCGCACCAGTCCGTTGAGGGCGGCAGCTGCCGCGGTGGCGTCGGCGGGCAGCCCCAGCAGGTGCCGCCAGAATCCTTCTGTCAAGCCGGCGTGGGTGATGAGCCAGTCGCCGTCCGGTGTGGCGACGGCGGCCGCGACGCCCATGCGCCCGGAGTGCCACCAGCCGTAGATCGTTTCGATGTCGTCCTCGTCGAGGCGCTCGGGCCAGTGGAACATCGGTGGGGCCAGGTACTGGGCCTCGTGGTTGCCGGCCAACTGGATCCACTGCTCGGGTTGGGCGAGCTGGATGCGGTCGACCAGGGCGATGGCGCCCGGGCTGTCCGGCCCCCGGTGGATGAGGTCGCCGACCTGGATGACGGTGAGGTCGTCGGGGAGCCGCCCGGTCCGTTCGTCGAATCCCAGATCGATGAGGGCATGCCGCAGTTCGTCCGCGTGGCCGCCCACATCCCCGATGACCGCCACGCGGCCGGTCGATCCAGCGACGGCCTCCGGCTCCGCGGAGCGGAGCGCCGGGGGCGCTGGTCGCGGTGGGTACGCGGTCATGCCGGGCAGTGGACCACACCGCAGCCGGCGCATCGTCCGTGATGTCCCACCGGCGGGTCGTGTCCACCGGGTCGGGGCAACCGGTCAGGGAGGCGGGAGCGACCGCGCATGGTCGAGACCGACGCGGACGTACCGTTGCAGCGCCGTTGGGTCGGCGATGGCGCTGGGGGCGACGTCCATCCAGCCGACCAGCTCGCGGCCACGCATCACCATGGGCTCCATTCCGGGCTCGGCCGCGTACTTCTCGGTGTCCTCCGGGGGAACCCGCAGCAGCAGTCCGCCCCGGCCACTCACCGCCATGGCCATGCGGCCGTGGACGAGGAACGCCAGCCCGCCGAACATCTTCTTCTCCGTGATCGCGGGCTCGCCCTCGAGGAGCTCCCGGATGCGCTCGGCCAGTTCCAGGTCGTAGGCCATGAACTGCAGTATCGCCCCGGACACCAGCATTCGGCCGGGATGGCGGGGCCGCGGTGACCGGTTCCGCCGG
This window of the Nakamurella flava genome carries:
- a CDS encoding glycosyltransferase, giving the protein MNPTAWTDATHVVVGPDEHGVVRHAVQVARACGHRLARGTTAADIADLRPETGTLVHLPFTDRLFGDLAPNSAAAFAALVDPWRERGVALSVTLHDLPDGTGDPGRDRRRRSAYREVVRRADGVVVNSWRELALLDTLLAGAPDGTEEPVQPGPRSIRCIPLPMERAGDPADGAAPPDGLAGAVAVLGFVFPDRGYEHTIDELPPGVDLVALGRPPAGHEDLPAALGERAAAAGHRLQVTGFVPDRDLAAALAAAAVPVAPNRRVAASASISTWNAHGRRPLVPDSPYARELEQRTPGCVRLYDADRPGALRAEIAAALADPARTRLPADAVPPPSTVEVTAFYHRHFAGCAAPAPVTVTTTGGASVTALPGNRWDLLAGVEPVEPPTVSVVVPYFQAQAGLDQVLAALTVTTHPRTRVQVVVADDGSDRPPSLDVLDGSGISGRVVRQDRDGFRAAAARNRGAAAADGEILVFLDGDTVPEPDYLTRLTRLPALCPDALTVGRRRHADLDGWTPAAITDWLLGLGPAPRELTEPQWLLDLYAASADLRHVDRRSYRAVISAVLAVPRDLFRAIGGFDESFRGYGGEDWELTHRAYTAGAVLAHVRDAVAWHDGPDWADRPEPDRRAAKNAETLVLAERLPDPEARGGGQWARPAVVVELAFSDPVEVLATARAAFAGDADVGVWLVAMDEASIQAAVETAGRLGDPRVQAGPVPADVAASALAVLTLHAPARITGVMDLLDRAYREGPLQLPTGRLVPARAQARSRRWADRLALDVELVTARLFGGRDRPDPRPTRPVDLAHELKYVGQEPAGR
- a CDS encoding glycosyltransferase family 4 protein, translated to MPSRTTAADSTAAGPTVGPVAPTAGLRVVTVPARHPYVETVRPDGVRPVAIDRVRGWEPDPYLEAASVPQWAGSADLVHLHFGFDHLDRAAAERWADALDTAGVPLVLTAHDLRNPHHVDPAPHADVLDALFARAAAVVTLTDGAADEIASRWGRRAQVIAHPSLVDADRTADVDTEPGLVALHLKSLRRNLIDPVELVTAAAAGAVAGGGRLRVDMHPDVVDDPRLAGLQPGPGLEIAVHDRFDDLELERYLRRAHVTVLPHRWGTHSGWLELARDLGTAVVAPSCGHYRDQWDRVHLFVNDERAGFDPASLSTAVARAASEPPPAPADRGARLAEAATIRSQHAELYARLVGAAR
- a CDS encoding bifunctional lysylphosphatidylglycerol flippase/synthetase MprF, with protein sequence METTVTPGTTPGTTSEPPAPQTPADDAPPGALARTGATLARLARRVPFTATYVVITLALAIGFGTLWTPVDEKSFFPTVGYGLPALQDGNWLSLLWGCFFALNPIYYIFVVGFFAVLTGFAEWKLGTRRTALLCFGYQIVAVLVTALVFYVFRNSQWEWAATRATETDVGFSAGMLAVLGIASATVRPPWRLRLRIVIWTYVVFSIIFVGQMADAEHFVAVALSLPFSSRLAGPRALKARALPTRHEIRLIAMVALIVLAVANVLANFLPSHLTPFGMTDDDDWSWYYLLPYLVIALLIANGLRRGYRWAWWVAVVVASIPLLAVAAVFALLLFLEIVGALDDPDAQVDGIPELIAAAVIFGGYLAMLIAARSAFKVPRKSTRRQASGTSHPEMARQLLRQWGGSPLSWMTTWPENRHFITADGQSYLAFRKHAGVAVVLGDPIGPPGSTAPAIGEFLTMCEQASLIPYFFSCSRLTSDVTDGLGWQHVQVAEDNLIDLPPLEFKGKKWQDIRTALNKGAKEGITFRMVTLSDEPWAMVRQVEHLSQQWLGDKELPEMGFTLGGVTEALDPEVKVGLAVDADGKLHGVTSWMPVYAEGGDIAGWTLDLMRRADGGFRNAMEFLIASSCLHFKAQGAQFVSLSGAPLARSDGEEEHGSAIEKFLGTLGETLEPVYGFRSLHAFKAKFQPRLSPMLMTFRDEGDLPRIGIAITRAYLPTASLRDMLAVVKH
- a CDS encoding metallophosphoesterase translates to MTAYPPRPAPPALRSAEPEAVAGSTGRVAVIGDVGGHADELRHALIDLGFDERTGRLPDDLTVIQVGDLIHRGPDSPGAIALVDRIQLAQPEQWIQLAGNHEAQYLAPPMFHWPERLDEDDIETIYGWWHSGRMGVAAAVATPDGDWLITHAGLTEGFWRHLLGLPADATAAAAALNGLVRGLRHSSLFRPGVMLTGEVDPSAGPFWASAPDELLPSWAASSAPAPFHQVHGHSSTVDFTTGRQYRSDLTDRPGIVTVEDPVRRHVTTEIGGRRIIGVDPGHGRRPAPSWAPLVLTDARITTRPRRPRSGVPRR
- a CDS encoding TfoX/Sxy family protein produces the protein MAYDLELAERIRELLEGEPAITEKKMFGGLAFLVHGRMAMAVSGRGGLLLRVPPEDTEKYAAEPGMEPMVMRGRELVGWMDVAPSAIADPTALQRYVRVGLDHARSLPPP